The nucleotide window aatggttattattatatttctttgttcatgataattgtctattgttcatgctataattgtgttatccggaaatcgtaatacatgtgtgaatacatagaccacaacacgtccctagtgagcctctagttgactagctcgttgatcaaagatagtcatggtttcctgactatggacattggatgtcattgataacgggatcacatcattaggagaatgatgtgatggacaagacccaatcctaagcatagctcaaagatcgtgtagttcgtttgctatagcttttctgaatgtcaagtatcatttccttagaccatgagattgtgcaactcccgaataccgtaggagtgctttgggtgtaccaaacgtcacaacgtaacttggtgactataaaggtacactacaggtatctccgaaagtgtctgttgggttggcacgaatcgagactgggatttgtcactccgtatgacggagaggtatctctgggcccactcggtaatgcatcatcataatgagctcaatgtgaccatgtggttgatcacgggatcatgcattacagtacgagtaaagtgacttgccggtaacgagattgaacgaggtattgggataccgacgatcgagtctcgggcaagtaacataccgattgacaaagggaattgtatacagattgattgaatgctcgacatcgtggttcatccgatgagatcattgaggagcatgtgggagccaacatgggtatccagatcccgctattggttattgaccgaagagtcgtctcggtcatgtctacgtgtctcccgaacccgtagggtctacacacttaaggttcggtgacgctagggttgttgagatattagtatacggtaacccgaaagttgttcggagtctcggatgagatcccggacttcacgaggagttccggaatggtccggaggtgaagatttatatataggaagtcaagtttcggccatcgggaaagtttcgggggtactcggtattgtaccgggaccaccggaagggtcccgggggtccaccgggtggggccacctatcccgaagggccccatgggctgaagtaggaggggaaccagcccctagtgggctggggcgccccccttgggcctcccctgcgcctagggttggaaaccctaggggtggggggcaagccacccccttagccgccgcccccccttggagattggatcttctagggccggcgccccccctagggaccctatatatagtggggggagggagggcagccacaccctagcccctggcctctccctctccctcccgtgacactcctccctctccctgtgcttggcgaagccctgccgagatcaccgttgcttccaccaccacgccatcgtgctgctggatcttcatcaacctctccttcccccttgctggatcaagttggaggagacgtcttcccaaccgtacgtgtgttgaacgcggaggtgccgtccgttcggcgctaggtcatcggtgatttgaatcacgacgagtacgactccatcaacccctttctcttgaacgcttccgcgtgcgatctacaagggtatgtagatgcactcctttctccctcgttgctagatgactccatagattgatcttggtgatgcgtagaaaattttaaaattctgctacgttccccaacagaaagaGGGGCTGGCAAGTGGGCCGTTGCATGCGAAAAAGAGATGCCGGCGTTCCCAGCTACCTCCCGGAGGACTGGGTTTGGAATGGGCGAGCCGGACGTAACTTTCGTCAAAGCCGGCGCAAAACTGGTTCCTGGGGCTCCGAGTGGGTCGTTTTTTGCCCGCCGGCGTCTAAAAATGCGCCTGGGGAGGCTTCTTGAGGGCCTGGCTGGAGATGCTTTCGGGAGTGTCACGTAGAATAAATGATGAGGTGGAAGAGAGAGAACTTATAAGAAAATTTTTTGTCTTATCTTACTTAAGATAAGataagagatgatctcttagggcatgtacaatggtggcATATGGATACATATGCCCCATGATAAAAAGTAATTTGAGGCATTTAtattgatttttttctctccaatGCAAGCTATCACTAGTGAGCCTCATTAAGAAATAGAAAATAAAGACTCTAATACACATGCATCTCTACTTTTCACTCCAACCTTTTCAGTTTTTTGTCACCGGACCACACTTTTTTTCTTCAAGCACCCGCCTCCTGGAGAGGATCCCGCTTCCCTATCCGAACCTACTTTACGTCATATCCGATCCTACATGGCATGTGAGGCATCACCTTGAGGCTATCTATTGTACATGCCcttagcacaatatgtctcacCACATTTTTAGGAATGACTAGTTATTGAAGATAAAGCTAAGAGATGACTCATATAGACATTTCtttttgtcatctctaaattacatgcaaTAATTAAGATAAGATTATCTTATCAATCATTGTACATGACTCCGAACTATATTGAAGGAAAGCAATTGGCGGAAGCCCAACTACGACGGAAACGTCCGCGTCCGCCGTCTGCGTTCGCTGTCCGCGCTGTCCCGGACACCATCCCACCCGTCCCTCCTCCCCCATccgggtcatccctctaagcctcCCTCCCACCACCCCGCGCGAGCGCGTGCGCTGAACAGCTCCagcgcccccctccccccacacTCGACAAGTTTTGGACTCACTCCTTCCGGCTATCGATGACTGTCGCTCGTCCACGGCCCGGCCTCACCGTGGCCGGCACTCCTCCCACCGTCCCTGCCTTCGGCCTCGCGCTTCGCAAAATCGACTTACAGAAAAAAAAAAACCCAGTCGACTTATGAATAGCTCATGCAAGATCATCAAGCAATTGGGCCAGACTAACATGCGCTCTCATTTTCCTGAATTTTGCATGCACAGCCATTCAAAGAATTATACAAGAACTTCATTTTTTTGCTTAATAGAAAACAAGAACTTAAACTGACAATGCCAGTTATGTTATATTAATCTCGTTGATGTAAACATGTGCTTAATTTGGGATCAAGCTGGTGCATAATCATGTATTTAGAAAATGTTAAATGGGTATAGAAAACATGTTTCTAATGCATACAGAAAATGTCATTGTGTACTTAAAAAAAGTTGATATGTGTTGAATAAAAAAGAAACCGATGAAAATCGACAAAGAAACAAAGGGAAAAAAGAAACCCAATAAAAACCCAAAAAgagaaacaaagaaaaaaaaagatgaAACCGAAGAAAACCAATGCAAAAAGATTGAAAACAGGGAAAACTGAGAAATGAACAATGAAAACCAAAAAAGAgataataataaaaaatatttaAAAAACAAGTGAAAATtgggaaagaaaaaagaaaaagaaagaaaaaaagaaagagaggAAAAACTAGAAACCGTGAACGAAATGAAAACAAAGAAAAGCAGAAAAAACAAAACGAAGAAGATACTCCCTCTGGTTCTTTTTACTCCGCACATtagttttgtctgaagtcaaagtttgctaagtttgaccaaatttatattacaAAGAGGTAAATACACCGCAAGTTATAGAACTTGCACGCGACGGTCAGTTTGATGCATAAACTTGTAAAATACGTGTTTTaagaaaaagggtttccccccgcTTTGTAAAATACGTGTTTTCGGTCATCTAACTTGTCCTTCCGTTCATATACGGTGATTTCTACCGTATTTCGGCCGTATCATGTGCACACATGGCGTGGCAACATGGtaggggcccactgtcagtggcTGAGGCGGTGGGTAATCCGCGTGCACTTTTTTCCAGAAAGCACGCTTGCATTTTATTTATTTATGCAGAAAAACCTTAAAACAATGAAAAATGCTGGAGCAACAATAGTATTCGAACATACGGCCTGCTACAATTCGCCTCACTTAGATAGCCACTATgagtttttttaaagaaaaaacTATCAGCCACAATGACATTTAAATAGATAAACACAATTTATCTTATTTATGCTTCATTCTTTTTCCTATTTAAGAAAATTATTTTATATTCTAGATAAACTTTTCGGACAAATCAACTAGATTTTTGTTTCAATTCGACTAATTTTAAATTAAAAATCaagataaaataaaatacagtGCAGAATGAGTGTACGTAATTTTTTTTGGACAAATCAACTAGATTTTGTATTGAATTTGAATAATCTAGATAATAGAAAATATAGTTCATAATGAATATACTTCTTTCAGCTAGGTAAAAGGAATTATATGTAAAATATAATGCACATATTTTTTTGGAGAAAACACTAAATTTTTGTTTGAATTTAAATAATTTAAAATTAAAAAATATGGATAAAAGGAAATATAGTGCACAACGAATGTATGCATTTTTTGGGGACAAATCAATACAATTTTGTTTGAATTCGAATAATTTTCAATTTGAAAATCTATATAAAAGAAATTATGGGTCAGAATGAATGTAAGTAATTTTTTCGGACAAATCAACTAATTTTTGTTTGAATTTGAATAATCTATATAAAAGAAATAGAGTTCATAATGAATGTACGTAAATTTCTTTCGAACAAATCAACGGAAATTTTGTTTGAATTCAAATAATTTTAGATtggaaaatctagataaaaataTATGTTAGAATGAATATACGTAAAAAAAATCCAGAAAAATCTTTTTTTTGAATTCGAATAATTTCATTAAAAAAATATAGTGCGGAATGTATGTATGTAATTTCGTTTCCAACAAATCAGCAGAAATTTTGTTTGACTCGGAATAATTTTAAATTTAAAAATCTAGAGAAAAGAAAATATATTCAGAATGTGTATTTTATCCTAGAGGTGATATACCCTAGTTGTCCAAATGAAACAGCGAGCAAAATCAGTTGTCGCTAGCGACATTCCGCCAGGTCGCTGATTCGAACTGGCTCCGGCCGATTTTTTTCCTGCCCAATATATGCACAACGTACCCTGACGGGTGGATCCAAGTACAGCTATTGCTGGAGTGCTTTTGTACAAAGTAAAAGAAACACATCACGTGCATTAGCCACAGACAATGGGCCCTGGCCACGTAGGCGGCGAATACACCCATGTATGGAAAGTGTGACCGTATTTGCGCGCCCGCGCAAGTTTCATGACAAAAacacgtactccctccgtccgggaaaagtactccctccgtccgggaaaAGTTCTCTTTATGacatttttgcaaaaaaaaaaacctCCACTTTTGTCCGACCAAACCCGCAGTCCTCGTCCTGTCGCAGCGTCACTCCTCTCCCCGCAGCTTCCCGACGTTGCGCTGCTCCCCTCCCCGCCACGCCGCGCCGGTGAGCTCCCCTGCGCCGCTGAGCTATCTCGCCCCGCTGAGATCCCCCGcgcctcctctccctcctccacgCCGCCGCGCCGCTCCAGTTCGCTGCGTAGCTCCTCCTCTCCCCTGAAAATCCCTTTTTCCGGTGAGGTTCTCTTCGACGAGGCACCGCTCGATCTGGAGGATGACGACAAGTTGGCGCTCGATCTGGAGCATGGCGACAGCATGGGGCGGGCGCTCTCGTCCTCGAGCTCCTAATCCACcagctcctcttcctcctccaggCCCTCCTCAACATCACCGGCGACGACGGATCGGGGCACGACGGCGGTTGCTGCGGAAGTCGACCCCAACGAAGGCGGATCCTCCTCAACATCCCAGGCTCCTCCTCCTTCAGGTCCTCCTCGTGCTCATCTATCTCATGCCAAGTCTGAATTTGTACTGCCAAGTCTGAAATTTTCATCTTTATTGTTAAGTCTGAAGTTAGCTGACATGCTTCTCTGACTTGACATGCTTGCAATTTTGATCACTAAGACTACTGCAGCTAGAGTATATCTCAATTTATAACAGCACATGTTGACCTTGCAGCAAGTTTACAAGGACAAAATTTCTGTCAAACTAAAGCAAGCAAACGCTTAACTGAATTTGCAATGACAGGCTCTTTCACCAATGTGAAAAAATGAGGATAAGAACTAACAGTGTGCAATAACTGAATTTTTGGTCTAACACCAAGATCTCCTACTCCTGATCAATTGAACAAAACCCACTGTTGATTGTATCAATTGAACAAAGCTGCAGGGTACATTATGTTAAAGATTTCCTACTTTAGTGATTTTTAGGAAGAGCACTTAAAAAATTTAGTCAACATTGATTTATGAGGGAGTAGAATTTTTGACAAAAATGCTAGTGCTGTCTGTCTGTGCCTTCCAAGCCTACAAAGAGGTAGTACTGCATTTGTGTCAAATTTGATCTAGTCTTAATTTAGAGCTGCGTGTAGTGCCAAACTGGATGATGTAGTGCTCTGAATTTGAAGCTTTAACAGTATGTAGATATAGTCTTGTTCAGATCTTACTGAAGAAGAGAGAGGGTTAGTAGGCAGGTTACTTCAGAGGCTTTGTTCAGATCTAACTGACTGAATAATTCAGTTAACTTAACAGGGGACCTAACTGGCTGAATAAGTTTTAGGGACATGTTTTTATCAACTCTTAGTTAAGGGATTGTGGCAGTTTTCTGCAGTCTATCAGTTTGAAATTGACTTCCCTTGTTCGTATTTCTAGAGCATAGTGACAAATACTCCAAACAGAAGGAGAACAGCCACAATCCCTTTGGAGTATATGTGCTGCTTgaaggtgcataattcaaataaTTTCCCTCAATTGGAGTTTTGTGCTGCTTGAATTGTTTCTACAGGAATAATGTTTCCAATTTGGCTAAATCTGGCCTGAATTTGCTGCTAGTGCTAGGACATGCTCAACACTACCCTGTTTCAGTCTTGTTTTTTGCAGAACTGAATTTACTAGCACCATTTTGCATCTTGCCATTACTGTCTAATTGGAAACTTTGGGTATGTTTGCAATTGGACAAATGGTGTATAAATCCAAATAAAGCAAATAaattcaaataaatccaaataaagtttgttaagttttaAACAAAATGATTACTAGTGCATCTAGGAATCATTTAAGTGGTGCTGCTATATGACCATGCTGGAATATGCATTTACATAGATTGACTGATGCCTCAACATATTCTTAACTTTGTTACTGTATTTATCTAGAGATGGGAGGATATCACCATGTCCTGACTTTGTTACTCTTGCACTCACCTACGCTGCTCTTGCACTGATTTCAGTTCCCTATCTCAGTTGTTCTGTTGCATGACCATGTGTAGATAGAAGTTGTTCCCTGAATTTTCAGTGCACTCATGGAAGCATGCATTTTCCAATCAATTAACAGTGACAACTGATTCCTTTGGTCTGTCCTTAAAAATTATCAGATGCACTGTTTAGATCCAGTTTTGTGATTTGGGGAACTGTAAATATTCTGATTATCAACTTTATGTGTCAAGTTTGACATCAACTTGACAGATCAAAAGCTGACAGAAATTAACAGGTTTTGAGCATCAAGAGATCTGAATGCAGTTAACTTGTGTTGAAAAAGTTAACTGGATTTTTTTTTGTGTCAACATTGCACCATGTCAGCATGACAACTCAACTCAACTACCTCAACTCAATTCAGTAATTATCTTGCAGGTTCAGGAATTATCTTGCAGGTTCAGGAATTATCTTTGTAGGCTCTCCAGACACAACAATAATCTTCAGACTCACACCACTAGTTGAACAGCAGCAGTAGCAATACGGGCGGGGCAGACTCACCAGCACCAGTACGAGTAGAGTCGGGGCAAGAGAAAGGGAAGAAGCATCATCAGAGGTCCACGTCGGCGTTGTCCACCAGCAGTGGCAACATCAGAGGCGGGAGTGGCCGGAATTGTCCATGGCGCCGGCGGCCGAAGCGGACGAAGTCAGAGGCGCAGGTTTGTGGCCGTGGGCGGCGAAGGTGGTTGCGCAGGTGGGCGACCGTGTGAAGCAAGATTCAATGGGGCCGGCGGCGCAGCTcgaggcgggcgccagcgcaggTTGCCTTCCGGCGGGCGCCGCAGGTGGGAAGCCTCGGCGGAGGTCCAGGCGGGCGGCGGTGCTGGTGTTGGTCGCGGCGCAGGTCCAGGCGGGCGGCGACGCAGGTGGGAAGCCAACGATGACTGCGAGGCGCGGGCGACGGGGGAGCACGAAGGAAGAAGATGGTGTTATTCGTGACGGGTTTAAAACTCTGAGGgtttttttgcaaaaatataAATACACTGTGCCGTGGACAACTTTTTCCGGACGGAGGGAATATTTTACAAGTTTGTGCACCAAACTGACCATCACGTGCAAGTTCTAAGACTCCTAGTGAATTTACCTCTAttaaaaaatattaacatctataacatctaataaatataatataaaaatatattccGAGATGAATCTAATAATAAATGTGTTGTTATATgaatgttaatattttttgtataaacttgatcaaagttggatgagattgatttcagacaaacctaatatgcagagtaaaaatgACCGGAGGAAGTATAAAGAAAACGAAAAAACCGTAACAGCGAGCGAGTGAATCGTTTCCGAAGCAAGCGGGCGAGCGAGAAGAAGTGGGCCGCCTAGCTAAAACCCGACATGATTTTCCTTCAGGCGAGTGAACAATACAGCTCGTTTATTGAGATAGTCGCCGCGCAATTCTACACCTACGTTGATCCACAAGCCACACAACATGCTAGTAGAACTGAAATTCATTGTGTCAACATTCGAAAGGCACACAAATTGTTTTGTCTGAAGAAAAAAGAGGCACAACTATCTGTCTGTCTTGAGCTGCAGCTGTATATGGTTCGTCACCCGCCTTACTGCCAAATGGTAGAATTGAAATCAAGCGAACAACTCGAGGCAACTACCAACAGGAGTCACTGTCACTAGATATTCTGATCTAAATTTAGCTATAATGAAATGATATTTTTATCTATATGTTTGACAAAGGAGAACATGTATGTACACAAATGCATGCATCACACAAGCTACCTTCCTCTGCTCAATTGCTCATACAAATGGCGGCACCCCAAACTTCAACTGCCAGATGTTGCTGAAGCTTTTTTCTTTGTTTTGGGAGGATAAAGGGAGCTCTTATATTTCAATTATTCTGGATTACATCATGCATGATTACATGTTTCAAATCCTGTGGCGCATAGGAGAGTCCCGGGTCTGCTCCACCCGTAGCAGTCGCGACTTCTTCTCTTCGGCAACCGTGAGTCGGTCTGTGTGCGTGCGGCTAGTGTGCTCATGTGATGTTTGTGGTGTGTCGCTGGCAAGTTTTGGTGTGGCCTTGTGGTGCGACGAAACGCATTGGCTTGTTCATGTAACGAGTGGGGGCTTGGCCCCGTTTGTATCGGTTTTCACCCGATTTTCATAATTAACCGTGCAACCTTCTTCTTAATTAATGAAAcgagcaaagcttttgcctcgtGTTTCAAGAGAAAAAACCTGCGGCACATCAGGTAAAAGAAGGAAGTCTCCATGGACTTTAGCATAAGCAGCTAGCTCATGTGCGGCCACATTGTTCTCCCTGTAGATTTTGGTCACGCAGCATGGCACAAAATCTCTAGTCATCTTCTTGGTTTCCTCGTAGAAAGCTCACCATGAGGCTCCCACTGTAGATCATCAAGCAAATGGGCTAGGCCAACATGCGCGCTCATTCAAAGATAGCATGTACAAGAACTTAATATTTTGTGTTTAATGAAAACAAGAACTTACTTCCAAGTCCCATAAATTACAATAAATTTAATCACCAGCTTGATCCCAACTAATTAAGCACAGGTTTACATCAACGAAATT belongs to Triticum urartu cultivar G1812 chromosome 7, Tu2.1, whole genome shotgun sequence and includes:
- the LOC125520790 gene encoding uncharacterized protein LOC125520790 codes for the protein MAPAAEADEVRGAGLWPWAAKVVAQVGDRVKQDSMGPAAQLEAGASAGCLPAGAAGGKPRRRSRRAAVLVLVAAQVQAGGDAGGKPTMTARRGRRGSTKEEDGVIRDGFKTLRVFLQKYKYTVPWTTFSGRREYFTSLCTKLTITCKF